The Cyclobacteriaceae bacterium genome includes a region encoding these proteins:
- a CDS encoding BamA/TamA family outer membrane protein translates to MRRSSNISFEQLIRYTLTFCVGIAGLLLLEGCNATKFLKEGESFYAGAEIKIIPQGDVPNQKRIVTNLETFITPEPNAKILGQRTSVWFYYIAGTPKKKGLRYFIKNKLGSPPVLIKDATPVKTATLLEGRLNTDGYFRSTVSSKVETKKKESKVIYTVMLQPPYRLRKIRYLAFDSTSTIGKAIKEQQLLKSKQRYRLERLQAEQQRIEDVVKDHGLFFFDSRYLLFDGDSTVGKKSVDVDLIFKKGMPDKSIRRYRVTEINVYPNYTLDNDTLKTTADTTRVNGYNYIDNQHNFRPEIITNVINLKPDSLYRSVNEEYSLVHLMGLQTFKYVNIKFVESKRDSAALTANIYMTPLLKKSIRVQVQGVSKSNNFVGPGFQFTFTNRNIFKGAELFQFKLHSAYEVQISRQQDTPLNSFEVGGEASLSVPRFITPIHVRYGSQKYLPATQFKVGYTFQERLQYFSLTTFNVGYGYIWRETALKTHELFPVDISFVESGNRSDAFNELLKQNPVLANSFQNQFILGTKYSFTLNTQFTEDVEEKFRLIAKKKSNFYFKGTIDVSGNALHALQRMSDSKEDTFKIIGSPYSQYLKADIDFRYYLETGRRSRIATRLIVGAGNAYGNSTSMPYIKQFSIGGSNSIRAFPARSLGPGTYNVRTDPNVSTTFIDQRGDMKLEGNIEYRFGVFKALKGALFVDAGNIWLWNNDPDVTRPDENGVPMTYNPRPGAKFDKNKFLTEIAVGTGFGLRYDFSFFVLRFDLAWPLRKPFLPENERWVIDKIDFGSSDWRSQNLILNVAIGYPF, encoded by the coding sequence ATGCGAAGATCAAGTAACATATCATTTGAGCAGTTAATCAGGTATACCTTAACCTTTTGTGTTGGGATAGCGGGACTATTGTTACTGGAAGGATGTAATGCGACCAAATTCTTAAAAGAAGGAGAGAGTTTCTATGCAGGTGCAGAAATTAAGATCATTCCGCAAGGTGATGTTCCGAATCAAAAGCGAATTGTAACAAATCTTGAAACATTCATTACTCCTGAGCCCAACGCAAAAATTTTGGGTCAGCGAACTTCAGTGTGGTTCTATTATATCGCAGGAACTCCAAAGAAAAAAGGCTTGAGGTATTTTATAAAAAACAAGCTCGGATCTCCTCCTGTATTGATTAAGGATGCAACTCCAGTCAAAACGGCTACGCTTTTGGAAGGAAGATTGAACACAGATGGATATTTCCGCTCAACTGTTAGCAGCAAAGTCGAGACCAAAAAGAAAGAAAGTAAGGTGATCTATACGGTCATGCTTCAGCCACCTTACAGACTTCGCAAAATCCGATATCTGGCATTCGACTCTACCAGCACTATTGGTAAAGCAATTAAGGAGCAGCAATTACTAAAGTCAAAACAACGCTATAGGTTAGAGCGATTACAAGCCGAGCAACAGCGGATTGAAGATGTTGTAAAGGATCATGGATTGTTTTTCTTCGATAGCCGCTATCTTTTATTTGATGGAGATAGCACGGTAGGCAAGAAAAGTGTGGATGTAGATCTGATCTTTAAGAAGGGAATGCCGGACAAGTCAATCCGAAGGTATAGGGTTACCGAGATCAATGTTTATCCGAATTATACACTGGACAATGACACTCTGAAGACGACGGCGGATACAACGCGGGTTAATGGTTATAATTATATTGACAATCAACATAATTTCCGACCTGAGATCATTACGAATGTTATTAATCTGAAACCGGATAGTTTGTATCGAAGTGTCAATGAAGAATATTCGCTGGTTCACTTAATGGGACTTCAGACTTTCAAGTATGTTAATATCAAGTTTGTCGAAAGCAAGAGAGATTCAGCTGCACTGACCGCTAATATTTATATGACACCGCTACTTAAGAAGTCAATTCGTGTTCAGGTGCAGGGTGTCTCCAAGTCCAATAACTTTGTGGGCCCGGGTTTTCAGTTCACATTTACAAACAGGAATATCTTCAAAGGCGCAGAGTTGTTCCAGTTTAAGCTTCATTCAGCATATGAGGTACAAATCAGTCGTCAGCAGGATACGCCTTTGAATTCATTTGAAGTAGGAGGGGAGGCAAGCTTGTCCGTACCGAGATTCATTACACCCATTCATGTTCGGTACGGATCACAGAAATATCTGCCTGCCACTCAATTTAAGGTAGGATATACTTTTCAGGAACGCCTTCAGTATTTCAGTTTAACAACATTTAATGTGGGCTATGGATACATCTGGCGTGAAACGGCCCTTAAGACTCATGAGCTATTCCCTGTAGATATCAGTTTTGTGGAATCAGGGAACAGGTCGGATGCTTTCAATGAGCTTCTTAAACAAAATCCTGTACTGGCTAATTCTTTTCAAAATCAGTTTATCCTTGGAACGAAATACTCATTCACACTTAACACCCAGTTTACGGAGGATGTAGAAGAGAAATTCAGGCTCATTGCCAAAAAGAAAAGCAACTTCTATTTCAAAGGGACAATTGATGTTTCGGGAAATGCTCTTCATGCTTTGCAAAGAATGAGTGACTCCAAAGAGGATACTTTCAAGATCATTGGATCGCCATATTCTCAGTACTTAAAGGCAGATATAGATTTTCGATATTATCTGGAAACAGGAAGAAGAAGCAGGATTGCCACAAGGCTTATCGTGGGTGCGGGTAATGCATATGGGAATTCTACTTCCATGCCGTACATCAAGCAGTTTTCTATTGGTGGATCCAACAGTATAAGGGCATTTCCCGCAAGATCGCTGGGACCCGGAACCTATAATGTTCGTACCGATCCAAACGTGAGTACAACTTTCATCGATCAGCGTGGTGACATGAAGCTGGAGGGAAATATTGAATACAGGTTCGGTGTTTTTAAAGCACTCAAAGGAGCATTGTTTGTCGATGCGGGTAATATCTGGTTATGGAACAATGATCCTGATGTCACGCGCCCGGATGAGAATGGAGTGCCCATGACCTACAATCCAAGACCCGGTGCGAAGTTTGATAAGAATAAATTCCTCACTGAGATCGCAGTGGGAACAGGGTTTGGATTGAGATACGATTTCAGCTTCTTCGTATTAAGATTTGATCTTGCCTGGCCTTTGAGAAAACCCTTTCTGCCAGAAAACGAGCGATGGGTGATTGATAAAATAGACTTCGGAAGCAGTGATTGGAGAAGTCAAAACCTGATTTTGAACGTAGCAATTGGCTATCCGTTCTAA
- a CDS encoding MCE family protein codes for MEENDVKDRVKLGAFVAGGAALFLIAVFFVGSASNFFSKTFTVSAVFKNVEGLKEGDKVWLSGVQIGTVKTVRIVTVGEVVVSLSLKEKQNEFIRKNATASIGSDGLIGNKIVVIQPGNSPTIIHDADTINAVSPADTQELVSIAKEVGENTRSITLDLKAISAKINKGEGVIGELLNDGAFAQDIRKMVTNFKTTGENAAKASAELSGVAYEMKHGKGLLPVLLTDTASSAVFKQTLANVKKVSTNASAMSKSLENITAKMNEKDNAIGVLLADTASAHKLQNIIKNSERASLKLDENMEALKHNFLTRGYFRKQEKKAKKEKEKLAKEQNK; via the coding sequence ATGGAAGAGAATGATGTAAAAGATCGAGTAAAACTCGGAGCATTTGTTGCCGGCGGAGCAGCCTTATTTTTGATTGCCGTTTTCTTTGTGGGAAGCGCAAGCAATTTCTTCAGTAAAACATTTACTGTTTCTGCCGTCTTCAAGAATGTTGAAGGTCTTAAAGAAGGAGATAAGGTCTGGCTTTCCGGTGTCCAAATCGGAACCGTAAAAACGGTAAGAATTGTAACCGTTGGAGAAGTTGTTGTAAGTCTTTCACTTAAAGAAAAGCAAAACGAATTTATCAGAAAAAATGCCACTGCTTCCATTGGTTCAGATGGTTTGATTGGAAACAAGATCGTTGTCATCCAGCCAGGAAACTCTCCTACTATTATCCATGATGCAGATACGATTAATGCTGTCTCTCCGGCTGACACGCAGGAACTTGTAAGCATTGCAAAAGAAGTTGGAGAAAACACTCGATCCATTACCCTGGACCTTAAAGCAATCTCAGCCAAGATAAACAAGGGTGAAGGCGTTATTGGTGAATTACTCAACGATGGGGCCTTTGCTCAGGATATCAGGAAGATGGTCACTAATTTCAAAACCACTGGCGAAAATGCAGCGAAGGCTTCAGCAGAATTATCTGGTGTTGCTTATGAAATGAAACATGGTAAGGGACTGCTTCCTGTATTGTTAACAGACACAGCATCTTCTGCTGTCTTCAAACAAACTCTGGCAAATGTTAAAAAAGTAAGCACAAATGCTTCTGCCATGTCTAAGAGCCTGGAGAATATAACAGCCAAAATGAATGAAAAGGACAATGCCATCGGTGTTTTGCTGGCGGATACTGCTTCAGCGCATAAACTCCAGAACATCATTAAAAACTCCGAAAGGGCATCTCTCAAGCTTGATGAAAACATGGAAGCCCTGAAGCACAATTTCCTCACAAGAGGCTACTTCAGAAAGCAGGAGAAAAAAGCTAAGAAAGAAAAGGAAAAACTTGCAAAAGAACAGAATAAATAA
- a CDS encoding ATP-binding cassette domain-containing protein — protein MKESSNDIKQAGETTAVDKSKIVTRIRNLKKSFGDLEVLKDISLDLHQSENLVILGRSGTGKSVLIKCMVGLIRADAGEIEVLGYNVPTLTPEQLNELRQQVGFSFQNSALYDSMTVRENLEFPLKRNLDLFDKQKLSEQVMTALKDVGLESSINKKPAELSGGMKKRIGIARTLILKPKIMLYDEPTAGLDPITSTEINELILSVREKYKTSSIIITHDISCARQTSDRVIALVKGHNRAEGKFEELKNSQDPDLAPFFKY, from the coding sequence ATGAAAGAGTCGTCAAACGATATTAAACAAGCCGGAGAAACAACAGCGGTTGATAAAAGTAAAATAGTCACCCGCATCCGTAATCTAAAAAAGTCATTCGGCGATCTGGAAGTACTAAAAGATATCAGTCTGGATCTGCATCAAAGTGAAAACCTTGTGATCCTTGGAAGGTCCGGTACAGGAAAATCCGTTTTGATAAAATGCATGGTGGGACTTATCCGCGCAGACGCAGGCGAAATAGAAGTGCTCGGCTATAATGTTCCAACCTTAACTCCAGAACAGCTGAACGAACTTCGTCAGCAGGTTGGATTTTCTTTTCAAAACAGCGCTCTATATGATTCCATGACAGTTCGGGAAAATCTTGAGTTTCCATTAAAAAGGAATCTGGATCTTTTCGACAAACAGAAACTGAGTGAACAAGTAATGACTGCGCTAAAAGATGTTGGATTGGAAAGTTCAATCAATAAAAAACCCGCTGAGTTATCAGGTGGAATGAAAAAGAGAATTGGCATTGCACGTACTCTGATTTTAAAACCAAAGATCATGTTGTACGATGAACCGACAGCCGGCCTCGATCCCATTACCTCTACCGAGATTAATGAACTCATTCTCAGCGTAAGAGAAAAATATAAGACCTCTTCCATTATCATCACGCACGATATCAGTTGCGCCAGACAAACCTCCGACAGGGTTATTGCATTGGTGAAGGGACATAATCGTGCGGAAGGAAAATTTGAAGAGCTGAAAAATTCACAAGACCCGGACCTGGCACCCTTTTTTAAATATTAA
- a CDS encoding ABC transporter permease: protein MKFKKFLLGCEDIFRFFQKIVKQIFTSKSEWREILRQCYAVGNRSFFLVAFTAFLAGIVFTRQSRPSLSSFGAESWLPSLVSQAVVRSLGPLITGLICAGKLGSNIGAELASMKVTEQIDAMEVSGTRPFSYLVVSRVVATTLMLPILVIFADMIALMGSFLTVNLINNTGFRLYFNEVTSHIMYLDIFSSMVKALFFGFAIGFVSSYAGYHSENGTTGVGKAANTAVVISMLFIFIIDLLTLQFINLFR from the coding sequence ATGAAATTCAAAAAATTTCTGCTTGGCTGTGAAGACATTTTCAGGTTCTTTCAGAAAATCGTTAAACAAATATTTACCTCAAAGTCCGAATGGCGCGAAATCCTGAGGCAATGCTACGCTGTTGGTAACCGCTCCTTCTTTCTTGTAGCCTTTACAGCATTCCTTGCGGGAATCGTATTCACAAGACAATCAAGACCTTCCCTTTCATCTTTTGGCGCCGAATCATGGCTGCCTTCCCTGGTTTCACAGGCGGTAGTACGATCATTAGGACCACTCATCACAGGACTTATTTGCGCTGGAAAATTAGGATCAAACATAGGCGCAGAGCTTGCCAGCATGAAAGTGACTGAGCAAATCGATGCAATGGAAGTTTCCGGTACACGACCTTTCTCCTATCTGGTCGTCAGTCGTGTAGTTGCAACAACCTTGATGCTTCCCATCCTGGTCATTTTTGCGGATATGATCGCATTGATGGGGTCCTTTCTGACAGTAAATCTCATTAATAACACAGGCTTCAGACTTTACTTCAATGAGGTCACCAGTCATATCATGTATCTGGATATTTTCTCTTCCATGGTAAAGGCCCTGTTCTTTGGTTTTGCGATTGGATTTGTCAGCAGCTATGCTGGCTATCATTCAGAGAATGGAACTACCGGAGTTGGAAAGGCAGCCAACACTGCAGTGGTGATTTCCATGCTATTCATTTTTATTATTGATCTGCTTACGCTTCAATTCATAAATCTCTTCCGGTAA